The Candidatus Leptovillus gracilis genome window below encodes:
- a CDS encoding IS21 family transposase encodes MTATDAQVRIAMRERKKGKNQEQAAAKANLRSRKTVSKYEQSGLLPRQLEKARTYKTRPDAFAAEWPMLEKMLAAAPELEAKTLFDWLCEQQPGKYQEGQLRTLQRRVTTWRALNQEQTASLDQIREPGEMMQLDGTWMTELEVTLEGQPFKHMLIHSVLPYSNWEWGRVAQSESLSAVRLGLQSALLKLGYVPQIVQTDNSSAATRRLRSDEEGRERPYTDEYLALLAHYGLTPQTIHLGASDENGDVESSNGKLKQSVAQQLLLRGSRDFASLAVYETFLFDIMDKRNKRREMRLREELAVMRPLSATPLANHSKLRLRVSQGSLIRVLEKTYSVPTSLIGKMVTVVIHEWSLEIYYAGQLVDRFARLIGNEVHQVNYRHVIDSLLRKPGGFRRYRYRDDLFPSLVFRQAWEALDRQYAPRRADLAYLRILHLAARHLECDVAAALELLLTTGQTWSEVDVAELLRVETAVVPALTQPVVELRLYDQLLVGGGALSGGALSGGALSGGALSGGALSGGALSGGALGGGA; translated from the coding sequence ATGACAGCCACCGACGCACAAGTGAGGATTGCTATGCGTGAACGAAAGAAGGGTAAGAATCAGGAACAGGCGGCGGCCAAAGCCAATCTGCGCAGCCGCAAAACAGTCAGCAAATACGAGCAGTCGGGTTTGCTGCCCCGTCAACTAGAGAAGGCGCGGACGTACAAGACCCGACCGGATGCTTTTGCTGCTGAGTGGCCGATGTTAGAGAAAATGCTGGCCGCGGCCCCGGAGTTGGAAGCTAAGACATTGTTCGACTGGCTGTGCGAACAGCAGCCGGGCAAATACCAGGAGGGTCAACTGCGTACCCTGCAACGACGTGTCACGACCTGGCGGGCGCTGAACCAAGAGCAAACGGCCAGTCTGGACCAGATACGGGAGCCAGGCGAGATGATGCAGTTGGACGGCACCTGGATGACCGAACTAGAGGTGACGCTGGAGGGACAACCGTTCAAACACATGCTCATCCACAGCGTCCTGCCTTATTCCAACTGGGAATGGGGGCGTGTGGCGCAGTCGGAATCGTTGAGCGCGGTGCGCCTGGGCTTACAAAGCGCATTGCTGAAATTGGGCTATGTGCCGCAAATTGTCCAGACAGACAACAGTTCGGCGGCAACCCGCCGCTTGCGCAGTGATGAAGAGGGACGCGAACGGCCGTACACCGATGAGTATCTGGCGCTGCTGGCCCACTATGGCCTGACGCCGCAGACGATTCATCTGGGTGCGTCTGACGAGAATGGGGATGTGGAATCGAGCAACGGCAAGCTAAAACAGTCGGTGGCGCAGCAGTTGTTGCTGCGTGGCAGCCGCGATTTCGCCAGCCTGGCGGTGTATGAGACCTTTTTGTTTGACATCATGGACAAGCGCAACAAACGGCGCGAGATGCGATTGCGCGAAGAATTGGCGGTGATGCGGCCGTTGTCGGCCACGCCGCTGGCCAACCACAGCAAACTGCGGCTGCGCGTCAGTCAGGGCAGCCTCATTCGAGTGCTGGAGAAGACTTATTCTGTGCCCACGTCGCTCATCGGCAAAATGGTGACGGTGGTTATCCATGAGTGGTCGTTGGAGATTTATTACGCCGGTCAACTGGTAGACCGCTTCGCCCGGCTCATTGGCAATGAGGTCCACCAGGTGAATTACCGCCATGTCATTGACAGCTTGCTGCGCAAACCGGGGGGCTTTCGCCGCTACCGGTATCGGGACGATTTGTTCCCCTCGCTCGTCTTTCGGCAGGCGTGGGAGGCGCTGGACCGGCAGTATGCGCCACGCCGGGCCGATTTAGCTTATTTGCGAATTCTGCATCTGGCGGCGCGTCATCTAGAGTGTGACGTGGCGGCGGCTTTGGAACTGCTGCTGACCACCGGTCAGACGTGGAGCGAGGTGGATGTGGCCGAACTCCTGCGTGTGGAAACGGCGGTCGTGCCGGCGCTGACGCAGCCGGTGGTGGAATTGC